A single genomic interval of Pseudomonas sp. FeN3W harbors:
- the adk gene encoding adenylate kinase, whose product MRVILLGAPGAGKGTQAGFITKKFGIPQISTGDMLRAAVKAGTELGLKAKSVMDAGGLVSDDLIINLVKERIAQPDCANGFLFDGFPRTIPQAEALKDAGVRIDNVIEIAVDDEEIVGRIAGRRVHPASGRVYHTEHNPPKVAGKDDETGDELIQREDDKEETVRHRLSVYHAQTKPLVDFYQSLAAAEGTPKYSRIEGVGSVDEITAKVFAALS is encoded by the coding sequence ATGCGTGTGATTCTGCTGGGAGCGCCCGGTGCCGGAAAAGGTACCCAGGCTGGCTTCATTACCAAAAAGTTCGGTATTCCGCAGATCTCCACGGGCGACATGCTGCGTGCCGCAGTCAAGGCGGGCACCGAGCTGGGCCTCAAGGCCAAGAGCGTGATGGATGCCGGCGGCCTGGTTTCCGATGACCTGATCATCAACCTGGTCAAGGAGCGCATCGCCCAGCCCGATTGCGCCAATGGCTTCCTGTTCGACGGTTTCCCGCGCACCATTCCGCAGGCCGAAGCTTTGAAGGACGCTGGCGTGCGCATCGACAACGTCATCGAGATCGCCGTGGACGACGAAGAAATCGTCGGCCGCATCGCGGGTCGTCGTGTGCACCCGGCTTCCGGTCGCGTCTACCACACCGAGCACAACCCGCCGAAGGTTGCTGGCAAGGACGACGAAACCGGCGATGAGCTGATCCAGCGCGAAGACGACAAGGAAGAGACCGTGCGTCATCGCCTGTCCGTCTACCATGCGCAGACCAAGCCGCTGGTGGACTTCTACCAGAGCCTGGCGGCTGCGGAAGGCACGCCGAAGTACAGCCGCATCGAGGGTGTCGGTTCGGTGGACGAAATCACTGCCAAGGTGTTCGCTGCGCTGAGCTGA
- the ppc gene encoding phosphoenolpyruvate carboxylase, with protein sequence MAKIIDARLRDNVHLLGELLGNTIRAQHGDQFFDKIERIRKGAKAARKGSTEGAQLLSETLDSLDENELLPMTRAFNQFLNLANIAEQYHQVRRRTAGEPAPFEASVFADLIERLKAAGHDNEFIARQVSRLEIELVLTAHPTEVSRRTLIQKYDAIAEQLAARDHTDLSDAEQAKIELQLQRLIAEVWHTEEIRRNRPTPVEEARWGFAAIENSLWKAIPNVLRQTDATLRRTTGLHLPLEAAPIRFASWMGGDRDGNPNVTAMVSREVLLTARWVAADLYLREIEGLITALSMSEASEELLRLTGDSAEPYRVLLKPLRQRLRATREWARAAIEHGQPAPAEVLQDCAELRRPLELCYRSLHACGMGMIADGALLDCLRRLAVFGLFLVRLDIRQDAARHAAALAEITDYLGLGDYQQWNEQQRLDWLQLELGNRRPLLPAHYHPSADTAEVLATCAVIAEAPGASLGSYVISMAHAASDVLAVQLLLKEAGLQRPMRVVPLFETLDDLNNAAPIIDRLLALPGYRQRLHGPQEVMIGYSDSAKDAGTTAAAWAQYRAQERLVDVCREHDVELLLFHGRGGTVGRGGGPAHAAILSQPPGSVVGRFRTTEQGEMIRFKFGLPDIAEQNLNLYLAAVLEATLLPPPMPEAGWRESMDRLAAEGVAAYRGVVREHPLFVDYFRQATPELELGRLPLGSRPSKRREGGVESLRAIPWIFAWTQTRLMLPAWLGWERALQSALARGEGERLAEMRARWPFFTTRIDMLEMVLAKADADIARRYDERLVQPELLSLGGDLRDRLSQVVDAVLSVTGQVDLLDHSPKTQEAFSLRNTYLDPLHLLQIELLARSRQQQNPADSPLEQALLVSVAGIAAGLRNTG encoded by the coding sequence ATGGCGAAAATCATCGACGCGCGCTTGCGCGACAACGTACACCTGCTTGGCGAACTGCTCGGCAACACCATCCGTGCCCAGCACGGCGACCAGTTCTTCGACAAGATCGAACGCATCCGCAAGGGTGCCAAGGCGGCACGCAAAGGCTCGACCGAGGGTGCGCAACTGCTGTCCGAAACCCTGGACAGCCTGGACGAGAATGAACTGCTGCCAATGACCCGGGCGTTCAACCAGTTCCTCAATCTGGCCAATATCGCCGAGCAGTACCATCAGGTTCGTCGTCGTACGGCTGGCGAGCCGGCGCCCTTCGAAGCCAGCGTGTTCGCCGATCTGATCGAACGCCTCAAGGCGGCCGGGCACGACAATGAATTCATCGCGCGGCAGGTCAGTCGCCTGGAAATCGAACTGGTGCTGACGGCGCATCCCACCGAGGTTTCACGGCGTACGCTGATCCAGAAGTACGACGCCATCGCCGAGCAGCTGGCTGCACGGGACCACACCGACCTCTCCGACGCCGAGCAGGCGAAGATCGAGCTGCAGCTGCAACGCCTGATCGCCGAGGTCTGGCACACCGAGGAAATCCGTCGCAACCGACCGACGCCGGTGGAAGAGGCGCGGTGGGGCTTCGCCGCCATCGAGAACTCGCTGTGGAAGGCCATACCCAACGTACTGCGCCAGACCGATGCGACGCTCAGGCGTACCACCGGGCTGCACCTGCCGCTGGAAGCCGCGCCGATCCGCTTCGCGTCCTGGATGGGTGGCGACCGCGATGGCAATCCGAACGTGACCGCGATGGTGTCCCGCGAAGTATTGCTGACCGCCCGCTGGGTGGCCGCCGATCTGTACCTGCGTGAGATCGAAGGGCTGATCACCGCGCTGTCGATGAGCGAAGCCAGCGAGGAACTGCTGCGTCTGACCGGTGATTCGGCCGAGCCGTACCGGGTCCTGCTCAAACCCCTGCGCCAACGGCTACGGGCGACCCGCGAGTGGGCGCGAGCCGCCATCGAGCATGGCCAACCAGCGCCGGCGGAAGTGCTGCAGGACTGCGCGGAACTGCGTCGGCCGCTGGAACTCTGCTACCGCTCGTTGCATGCCTGCGGGATGGGCATGATCGCCGATGGTGCGCTGCTCGACTGCCTGCGACGACTGGCCGTGTTCGGGCTGTTCCTGGTACGGCTGGACATCCGCCAGGATGCCGCACGGCATGCCGCGGCACTGGCGGAAATCACCGATTACCTCGGGCTGGGCGACTACCAGCAGTGGAACGAGCAGCAGCGGCTGGACTGGCTGCAGCTCGAACTGGGCAATCGCCGACCGCTGCTGCCGGCGCATTATCATCCGTCGGCCGATACCGCCGAGGTGCTCGCCACCTGCGCGGTGATCGCCGAGGCGCCGGGGGCATCACTCGGCTCCTACGTCATTTCCATGGCCCATGCGGCGTCCGATGTACTCGCCGTGCAGTTGCTGCTCAAGGAAGCCGGCCTGCAGCGACCGATGCGCGTGGTGCCGCTGTTCGAAACCCTGGATGACCTGAACAACGCCGCGCCGATCATCGACCGCCTGCTCGCGTTGCCGGGGTATCGCCAGCGCCTGCATGGCCCGCAAGAGGTGATGATCGGCTATTCCGACTCGGCCAAGGACGCTGGTACCACCGCCGCCGCCTGGGCCCAGTACCGCGCTCAGGAACGGCTGGTGGACGTGTGCCGCGAACACGACGTCGAATTGTTGCTGTTCCACGGCCGCGGCGGCACCGTGGGGCGCGGCGGTGGCCCGGCGCACGCAGCGATCCTGTCGCAGCCGCCGGGTTCGGTAGTCGGGCGTTTCCGTACCACCGAACAGGGCGAAATGATTCGCTTCAAGTTCGGCCTGCCGGACATCGCCGAGCAGAACCTCAACCTGTACCTCGCTGCGGTACTCGAGGCGACGCTGTTGCCGCCACCGATGCCCGAAGCCGGCTGGCGTGAAAGCATGGATCGCCTGGCTGCCGAAGGGGTGGCGGCCTATCGTGGCGTGGTGCGCGAGCATCCGCTGTTCGTCGATTACTTCCGCCAGGCGACACCCGAGCTGGAGCTGGGCCGTTTGCCTTTGGGCAGTCGCCCCTCCAAGCGCCGCGAGGGCGGGGTGGAAAGCCTACGGGCGATTCCCTGGATTTTCGCCTGGACGCAAACGCGGTTGATGCTGCCGGCCTGGCTGGGGTGGGAGCGGGCACTGCAGAGCGCACTGGCGCGCGGGGAGGGCGAGCGGCTGGCCGAAATGCGCGCGCGTTGGCCATTCTTCACCACGCGCATCGATATGCTGGAAATGGTACTGGCCAAGGCCGACGCCGATATCGCGCGGCGTTACGACGAACGCCTGGTGCAGCCGGAGCTGCTTTCGCTGGGTGGCGATTTGCGTGACCGATTGTCGCAGGTGGTCGACGCTGTGCTGAGCGTGACCGGCCAGGTCGATCTGCTCGATCACAGCCCGAAGACCCAGGAGGCATTCAGCCTGCGCAACACCTATCTCGATCCGTTGCACCTGCTGCAGATCGAGCTGCTGGCTCGCTCAAGGCAGCAGCAGAACCCGGCAGACAGCCCACTCGAGCAGGCCCTGCTGGTCAGTGTGGCCGGTATCGCGGCGGGCTTGCGCAACACCGGCTGA
- a CDS encoding pilin assembly protein, which translates to MRISELVSHWERDAKGHMSQTTYSIPLDVESAARLAALAEMYPKRSTEALLGELVGAALEAVETSLPYERGTQVIATDEQGDPIYEDVGPTPRFLELSRKHLKRMLDAEASSTPPA; encoded by the coding sequence ATGAGAATTTCCGAGCTGGTCAGCCATTGGGAACGGGACGCCAAGGGCCATATGAGCCAGACCACCTACAGCATTCCGCTGGACGTCGAGAGCGCGGCACGGCTCGCGGCGCTCGCCGAGATGTATCCCAAGCGCAGCACCGAAGCGCTGCTCGGCGAGCTGGTCGGTGCGGCCCTCGAGGCCGTCGAAACCAGCCTGCCCTATGAGCGCGGCACCCAGGTCATCGCCACTGACGAACAGGGCGATCCGATCTACGAGGACGTTGGACCCACCCCGCGCTTTCTCGAGCTCTCGCGCAAACACCTCAAGCGCATGCTCGACGCTGAAGCGT
- a CDS encoding class I SAM-dependent methyltransferase — protein sequence MSARNPLVRVEPLTPQFAAAAHQWAQRLDLPEIQDAAEFALQIGADGLQLQLLEAQAPGPVRVDFVEGAAAHRRQFGGGSGQMIAKAVGIQPGIRPRVLDATAGLGRDAFVLATLGCEVSLIERQPLIAALLEDGLSRASGDAEVGAIAARMTLLKGNAIELMRQWQGEAPQVIYLDPMFPHRDKSALVKKEMRLFRPFVGDDMDAPALLAAALELASHRVVVKRPRKAPAIEGSKPGYSLEGKSSRYDIYPKKKLQG from the coding sequence ATGTCCGCACGCAACCCTTTGGTTCGAGTCGAACCGCTGACTCCTCAGTTCGCCGCTGCGGCCCACCAATGGGCGCAGCGTCTCGACTTGCCGGAAATTCAGGACGCGGCCGAATTCGCTTTGCAGATTGGCGCGGACGGCTTGCAGCTGCAGTTGCTCGAGGCGCAGGCACCGGGGCCGGTACGGGTGGATTTCGTCGAGGGGGCCGCAGCGCACCGGCGTCAGTTCGGTGGTGGCAGTGGGCAGATGATCGCCAAGGCCGTGGGCATCCAGCCCGGTATCCGGCCACGGGTGCTGGATGCTACAGCGGGGCTCGGGCGCGATGCCTTTGTGCTGGCCACGCTGGGCTGTGAAGTGAGCTTGATCGAACGCCAGCCGCTGATTGCCGCGCTGCTGGAGGATGGTCTGAGTCGCGCGTCAGGCGACGCCGAGGTGGGCGCTATCGCCGCGCGGATGACTTTGCTCAAGGGCAATGCCATCGAGTTGATGAGGCAGTGGCAGGGCGAGGCGCCGCAGGTCATCTACCTCGACCCGATGTTTCCCCATCGCGACAAGAGTGCGCTGGTGAAGAAGGAGATGCGCCTGTTCCGGCCCTTCGTCGGCGACGATATGGACGCACCGGCACTGCTGGCCGCGGCGCTGGAGCTGGCCAGCCATCGGGTGGTGGTCAAACGCCCGCGCAAGGCGCCGGCAATCGAGGGAAGCAAGCCCGGCTACAGCCTGGAAGGCAAATCCAGCCGCTATGACATCTATCCAAAGAAGAAGCTGCAGGGCTGA
- a CDS encoding efflux RND transporter periplasmic adaptor subunit, with product MFRHALPLASMLGCALVLVACGNGEPPQQLPRPVMVVQPQPASEARESYPGEVHARYEPELAFRIGGKVVERLVEAGDRVRKDQPLARLDPQDVRLQLDGMRAQVAAAEANLRLAKAEHDRYKALLGRQLVSQSQFDNADNAYRAAAARLQQARAEFDVASNQVDYAVLRATRDGLIAQRRVEVGQVVAAGQTAFVLAADGEREVAIDLPEQSLERYRVGQDVEVELWSQPGRHYLGKIRELSPAADAQSRTYSARVAFSEQEVPAELGQSALVSIRRDGEVSLAVPLSALSAEKGRAHVWRLRADSTVERVEVRAGPFGEQLVPVLEGLEADDWVVLAGVQLLSDNQPVRPVDRHNRPVELAAQE from the coding sequence GTGTTCCGACATGCCTTGCCCCTTGCCTCTATGCTCGGTTGTGCACTTGTTCTGGTCGCCTGTGGCAACGGCGAGCCGCCCCAGCAGCTGCCGCGCCCGGTCATGGTGGTGCAGCCGCAGCCTGCCAGCGAGGCACGCGAGAGCTATCCCGGCGAAGTGCACGCGCGCTACGAGCCTGAGCTGGCCTTCCGCATCGGTGGCAAGGTCGTCGAGCGCCTGGTCGAAGCGGGCGACCGCGTACGCAAGGACCAGCCCCTGGCACGTCTCGATCCGCAGGACGTGCGGCTGCAGCTGGACGGCATGCGTGCGCAGGTGGCGGCGGCGGAAGCCAATCTGCGCCTGGCCAAGGCCGAACATGACCGCTACAAGGCGCTGCTCGGTCGCCAGCTGGTCAGCCAGTCGCAGTTCGATAATGCCGACAACGCCTATCGCGCCGCGGCTGCTCGTTTGCAGCAGGCACGCGCCGAGTTCGATGTGGCCAGCAACCAGGTCGATTACGCGGTACTGCGCGCCACCCGCGATGGCTTGATCGCGCAGCGTCGAGTCGAGGTCGGGCAGGTGGTCGCTGCGGGGCAGACCGCGTTCGTACTGGCGGCGGATGGCGAGCGGGAAGTGGCCATCGATCTGCCGGAGCAATCGCTGGAGCGCTACCGGGTTGGTCAGGACGTCGAGGTCGAACTCTGGTCGCAACCGGGGCGCCACTATCTCGGCAAGATTCGCGAACTCTCGCCAGCAGCCGATGCGCAGTCGCGGACCTATTCCGCGCGTGTCGCCTTCAGCGAACAAGAGGTGCCAGCCGAGCTGGGGCAGAGTGCGCTGGTGAGCATTCGCCGCGACGGTGAGGTGTCACTGGCGGTGCCGCTGTCAGCGCTGAGTGCGGAAAAGGGCCGGGCACATGTCTGGCGACTCAGAGCCGATTCCACCGTGGAGCGTGTCGAGGTTCGGGCCGGGCCGTTCGGTGAACAGCTGGTGCCAGTCCTCGAAGGGCTGGAGGCCGACGACTGGGTCGTCCTGGCCGGGGTGCAGTTGCTCAGCGATAACCAGCCGGTTCGCCCGGTGGATCGCCACAATCGCCCCGTCGAGCTGGCCGCCCAGGAGTAA
- the tsaB gene encoding tRNA (adenosine(37)-N6)-threonylcarbamoyltransferase complex dimerization subunit type 1 TsaB gives MTTLLALDTATEACSVALLHDGRVLSHYEVIPRLHAQRLLPMVQTLLGEAGVALSALDAIAFGRGPGAFTGVRIAIGVVQGLAFALQRPVLPVSTLATIAQRAWREHGAAQVAAAIDARMDEVYWGCYREQAGEMQLVGSEAVLPPEQAVLPRAAGDDWFGAGTGWGYAERIPVAVRAHDAGMLPHAEDLLNLASFAWRRGEALEADQAQPVYLRDNVATPKGIK, from the coding sequence ATGACCACTCTGCTGGCCCTGGATACCGCCACCGAAGCCTGCTCAGTCGCGCTGCTGCACGACGGCAGGGTGCTGAGTCACTACGAGGTGATTCCGCGCCTGCATGCCCAGCGGCTGCTGCCGATGGTGCAGACGCTGCTCGGCGAGGCTGGAGTCGCGCTGTCCGCGCTGGATGCCATCGCTTTCGGGCGGGGGCCGGGTGCCTTCACCGGCGTGCGGATCGCCATCGGCGTGGTACAGGGCCTGGCGTTCGCATTGCAACGCCCGGTGTTGCCGGTTTCGACGTTGGCGACCATCGCCCAGAGGGCCTGGCGTGAGCACGGTGCAGCGCAGGTCGCGGCGGCCATCGATGCGCGCATGGACGAGGTCTACTGGGGCTGTTATCGCGAACAGGCGGGGGAGATGCAGCTGGTCGGCAGCGAGGCTGTGCTGCCACCCGAGCAGGCTGTGCTGCCGCGGGCTGCGGGTGACGACTGGTTTGGCGCTGGCACCGGCTGGGGCTATGCCGAGCGGATACCCGTCGCCGTACGTGCGCACGACGCGGGTATGCTGCCGCACGCCGAAGATCTGCTGAATCTGGCGAGTTTCGCCTGGCGCCGAGGCGAGGCGCTGGAGGCCGATCAGGCCCAGCCGGTCTACCTGCGCGACAATGTCGCGACGCCCAAAGGGATCAAATGA
- a CDS encoding TetR/AcrR family transcriptional regulator, translating to MTENHSVSPGPGRPKDPAKREAILTAAQVLFLGNGYEGSSMEAIAAEAGVSKLTLYSHFKDKEALFSAAVKTTCETRLPRRLFQVAADCDIEKVLLAIGGAFNQLVNSPESIGLHRVMVAMATQNPGLVKMFFDAGPQQLLCDLQQLFSRTNALGLLEIDDPLRAAEHFCSLIKGAQHFRLLVGYSEAPTDEEGNLHVRDAVSVFLRAYRR from the coding sequence ATGACAGAAAACCATTCCGTATCGCCTGGCCCCGGTCGTCCGAAGGACCCAGCCAAGCGCGAGGCGATCCTCACTGCCGCGCAGGTGCTGTTCCTCGGCAACGGCTACGAAGGCAGCAGCATGGAGGCCATCGCCGCCGAAGCCGGCGTTTCCAAGCTCACGCTGTATAGTCACTTCAAGGACAAGGAGGCGCTATTCAGCGCCGCCGTGAAGACCACCTGCGAAACGCGCCTGCCGAGGCGGCTGTTTCAGGTGGCGGCGGATTGCGACATCGAGAAGGTGCTGCTGGCGATCGGCGGCGCCTTCAATCAGCTGGTCAACAGCCCCGAGTCCATCGGCCTGCATCGGGTGATGGTGGCGATGGCGACGCAGAATCCGGGACTGGTGAAGATGTTCTTCGATGCCGGCCCGCAGCAACTGCTGTGCGATCTGCAACAGCTGTTCAGCAGGACCAACGCGCTGGGCTTGCTGGAGATCGACGATCCACTGCGGGCCGCCGAGCATTTCTGCTCGCTGATCAAGGGTGCCCAGCACTTCCGCTTGCTGGTCGGCTATTCCGAGGCGCCAACCGATGAGGAAGGCAACCTGCACGTACGGGATGCGGTGAGCGTATTTCTGCGCGCCTATCGCCGCTGA
- a CDS encoding DUF72 domain-containing protein: protein MPELPYYLGCPSWNESAWLGSLYPTATPASDFLAGYCSTFNTVEGNTTLYAWPSEQKVQRWAGEMPDGFRFCAKFPRDISQAGDLPAALEQAHAFQRLLLPLGRRVTPFWLQLPASVGPSRLGELAAFIDGFAAALAIEVRHPAFFDRGEGERALNRLLRDRGIERICLDSRALFSCQSRDPAVLHAQSKKPRLPVRPVAFSDSPQVRFVGHPELEANDAFMAPWLDKVAGWIEAGKAPHVYLHTPDNHCAPQLAMRFHGLLSERLPGLPALPAMHPVPQMSLLTD from the coding sequence CTGCCAGAGCTTCCCTATTACCTCGGTTGCCCCTCCTGGAACGAGAGTGCCTGGCTCGGCTCGTTGTACCCGACGGCTACGCCAGCTTCCGATTTCCTCGCCGGCTACTGTTCCACCTTCAATACGGTCGAAGGCAATACCACGCTCTATGCCTGGCCATCGGAGCAGAAGGTCCAGCGCTGGGCCGGCGAGATGCCCGACGGCTTCCGGTTCTGTGCCAAATTTCCCCGCGATATCAGTCAGGCTGGCGATCTGCCGGCGGCTCTGGAGCAGGCGCATGCTTTCCAGCGGCTGTTGCTGCCGTTGGGGCGAAGGGTGACGCCGTTCTGGCTGCAGCTGCCTGCCAGCGTTGGGCCGTCAAGGCTGGGCGAGCTGGCGGCGTTCATCGATGGCTTCGCCGCAGCGCTGGCGATCGAGGTGCGGCATCCCGCGTTCTTCGACAGAGGGGAGGGCGAGCGTGCCCTGAACCGGTTGCTGCGTGATCGCGGCATCGAACGCATCTGCCTCGATAGCCGCGCGCTGTTCAGCTGCCAGTCTCGCGACCCCGCCGTGTTGCACGCGCAGAGCAAGAAGCCGCGTCTGCCGGTGCGCCCGGTGGCATTCAGCGATTCGCCGCAGGTGCGCTTCGTCGGTCACCCCGAGCTGGAGGCGAACGATGCGTTCATGGCGCCCTGGCTGGACAAGGTGGCTGGCTGGATCGAGGCGGGCAAGGCGCCGCACGTCTATCTGCATACCCCCGATAATCACTGCGCGCCGCAACTGGCGATGCGTTTTCACGGCTTGCTGAGCGAGCGCTTGCCCGGCCTGCCTGCCTTGCCTGCAATGCACCCTGTGCCGCAGATGTCCTTGCTGACCGATTGA
- a CDS encoding extensin family protein, which translates to MTFGRFFLLLLLLLAGFALAVRQELIDIPPRWNPWAPLDIREPPNLLTPLKLRRLQQDRTLCEQALATAPLRYAAVPDSTPEPGCPVENSVRVQGSDVRFNGPFLATCPLAAAYAMFELHGLQPAAQAVFEQPVVRIDHFGSFACRNIARSNRRSQHASANALDMAGFRLADGTRITVARDWQGDGDKARFLRLVRDAACDAFNVTLGPEYNAAHHDHFHVDMGGFGMCR; encoded by the coding sequence ATGACCTTTGGCCGCTTCTTCCTTCTCCTGTTGCTGCTGCTTGCCGGCTTCGCCCTGGCGGTGCGGCAGGAGCTGATCGACATTCCGCCGCGCTGGAATCCCTGGGCGCCGCTGGACATCCGTGAGCCGCCGAACCTGTTGACGCCGCTCAAGCTACGGCGCTTGCAGCAGGACCGAACGCTCTGCGAACAGGCACTCGCCACCGCACCGCTGCGCTATGCAGCCGTGCCGGACAGCACGCCGGAGCCAGGTTGTCCGGTCGAGAACAGCGTTCGGGTGCAGGGCTCGGACGTACGTTTCAACGGGCCTTTTCTCGCCACCTGTCCGCTGGCAGCGGCTTATGCGATGTTCGAGTTGCACGGGCTTCAGCCGGCGGCCCAGGCAGTATTCGAGCAGCCGGTGGTGCGCATCGACCACTTCGGCAGCTTTGCCTGTCGCAACATCGCCCGCAGTAACCGCCGCAGCCAGCACGCCAGCGCCAATGCTCTGGATATGGCGGGCTTTCGCCTTGCGGATGGTACCCGCATCACCGTGGCGCGGGACTGGCAGGGCGACGGCGACAAGGCGCGTTTCCTGCGTCTGGTTCGCGATGCCGCCTGCGATGCGTTCAACGTGACGCTCGGGCCGGAGTACAACGCGGCCCACCACGACCACTTTCACGTCGACATGGGTGGCTTCGGCATGTGCCGCTGA